Genomic segment of Bos taurus isolate L1 Dominette 01449 registration number 42190680 breed Hereford chromosome X, ARS-UCD2.0, whole genome shotgun sequence:
TGACTCTAATACCGTCTTAAATTGCTTCTTAATTATTTAGTTGagttcctgtttctttgcatacACAACCAGGATTGAACAGGGCCAAGCAATATCTGGGATTTATATGACTAGAAGATACTACTAGTATCCATCCGGATTGATTATATCATACTAGAACATTTCGCTCATGGCATTAGGAATATCCCAACCCAGTGCACATACTAAGTTTCTATTGAAATTCAATGCACTGCTATGGTgtgtaattcatttttattgtcaaATAGAACAACACTGTTTAACTTTTTGATATTTCCTTTTATTATGAAACAGAAATTGGGGAAAGCCCAATAATTTCTTCAGGAACAAGTAATTCAGTTCATATTGTTACATATAGATTCAGATTGTTATGTTTAAACGTAAATAACTCTAAAAGTGGACATGAGGCAGCTGACTGTTGTCCATCACTGTAACATTTTATATATCTGAGAATTCAGATCTCACATAGAATTATCTGCCTCAGAGGGATCCATTACTGGCCCACGACAAATAGGACAGGTTGTGTGCTCAGACAGCCAGTGATCAATGCAGTGATCATGATACTCATGAGAGCAAGGTAGGATGCGTAGTGTGTTGCCTGTGGTGTACTCTGTGATACAAATGCTACAGGCTTTAAATGCCTCATTCTCTCCAAAATATCTTAAAGCCAAGTTGTCAATCTGTGCTTTGGTAAGTCCTGTTGGTTCGTATGGGTCATCTTCATTTAGTAGGAAAAACTGATCAAGATTAAGGGAGGGCCAAGAGTCACTATCATCAAATATTATTGGGGACATTTGTCTACCTTCTTGCCTGGTCTCTGATAAGCCTGCTGATAACCTTCTTTCTTCACTGTCTTCAAACATCAGTGAGCTAATTTCTGAATCTTCATCACTTGAGCTAGAACTGGACAGAGGACTAGTATGGTAGCTAGATATATAattggggattgaacctgaaatCAGTGTGAAACTTGAATCAGGATCATATCTAGCatttgaagcagaagtaggtctACTACTACTACCACTAGGTCCATGTCTTTCATTTGGTGACTCTGTTCTTTTCATGTTTTCACTTGGAGGTGAGACACTATGCTCTAAATTACTGCCACTGTCCATAAGATTACTTGAGTTACTAAATCCTGTCATTGTCTGCCATAATGTACTCTGAGTTGGAACAGATGTTGTATCACTTAAACTAGTATTTAAAATTCTATGAATGGGATTTCTGATGGTATTGACATAAGCACTCTCATTGGCCTCATCAGAATGTGAAAACATTGGCTTCAGTTCTTCTTGCTCACTTTCTGAAGTGGTAGTGTTGTTTGGTGAGTCAGATGTTAACTGAGTTCTACTAATTCTGCTGTCTCTCTGAGAACATGCTTGACAATGAACTGGTCCTACTTCAAGATTGAAAGGTGTGGTTGGATTTGTTTCCCTCACTTCCCAAGATTCAGTACTGTACGTTGTGTCTGAATAACATTCTCCATGAACAGCATTACTAGTTTCAGAAGTTTCAATAAGACCCCTATTTTGCAACTCATGTCCAGGCATTTGCTGTCTCAATGTTTCTTCATGCCCAGTTCTAGAAAAGTTATCATTCTCACTTATGAGAGGTTGTTTAAAAGTCTGAGATGGTGTATCTTCattaattctttgaaaaatttccCACAGTGAATGTGGAGGTGACCAACTGTCATTCCTTGCTCTGGTTCTCCGATAGACTGGGCTCATACTTTTTGCCCTTCTCTGACTTCTTGTCGGTGGGACTTCCATTAATGTTTCCGTTGCATCTTGTTCTGATGTAGATGGTCTTGTAAGTAGTGACTCAGATTGTGGATTTTCCACTTGCCTTTGGCTGTCTTCCGTATCTTCTCTTCTGGAAAGTTTTGCAGATGCTACACATTCATTCTCTGGATTTGAGTTTTCGTCATCAAGGTCAAGATTTATTTCTAAGCTGAATCTGAGCTCATCACTGTTAGCACTAATTTGGCTCTCTTCTCtccaagactgattttctttttgttcactTGTCACATTTTCAGTTTGTCCGAAAGTGGTAAGCCAGTCTAGTGGAGAATCATCACTAGACAGATTATCTGAAGCATCTCTTCTatctgttaattaaaaaaaggagggggagaggggccATAAAAGAACTACCAAAAATGGAACCATCATAAAACAGCACTCTGAAACtttgtttaaaaagcaaacaaaaatgagaACTTAAACACTCAGATGTTTTCAACTGATTTCACATTTAcagagttaatattttaaaagctttattatCTAGATTTATTAGTAAAGGCAGGGAAGTTTCAATTCCATCTGAAAAAGAGTACACTACTCCTAGATAAATTTAGAGTCTGTTTTTCAATATTACATCATAAACACAGCCCACTGTGGGAGGACTGTCAAGAGACAACAGTTTTTTTCAGTCAAAACACCAAAGCAGTTAAACCAGGTAAACACCAGTTAAGGTACAGTGCTAGTATTTTAATTCAATTGGTATTATTGTCTAATTCTCATTAGTCTCCAATATTACTGCTCCTAGGCTGTTATATGCTTTTAATAATGtataagttgttttaaaatacaagATTATTGCCCCAATATAAACAAAGTTTATAGGTTTAAAAGTATTTGAATTTTGAATACTTCTTAATATTACCAAGATTTTTAATTGGCATTAAGCTTAAAGTCAGATCAAATGAATAGACTGAACCTAGTGTGGCACATATAAGACCATATTCCAGAACCAAAGTATTATAGTATCCTCTTCATTCGATAGTAAAATCCTCTATTTTACACTGAGAGAGAAGGCACTAGATCTAAGGTTCcagcagggtttctcagccttaGAACTATTTACATTTTGGCAGTGGGCAATTCTTATTTTGGGGCACTACCCTGTGCATTGTGTCATAtttggcagcatccctggcctctgcccactagatgcTAGTAACACCCATGCCTCCctctgtgacaaccaaaaacatCTCCAGCTATTGTCAAATGTcccttggggtgggggagagcaAAACTGTCCCCAGTTGAGAACTACTTgattagaatataaaatatttctttttgccttttttttttttttttttaacacatctaTATGGATAGAGAGGgtttccctcataactcagttggtaaagaatctgcctgcaatgcaggagacccccgttcaGTTCAGGAAGATCCACActggagaacggataggctacccactccagtattctttggcttcccttgtggctcaactggtaaagaatacgcctacaaagcgggagacctgggttccatccctgggttgggaagatcccctccactccagtattctggcctggagaattccatggactgtatagtccatggggttgcagagtctgacacgactgagcgactttcactttcatagagaaTATAATTTGGGACATAGGAGGGACTTTCCATTGAGGTACAAAAccataaagcaaacaaaaaccaacGGTCTACTTCACACTGTTTCCCAATTAAAACAATCCAAATGTGaatcaggaaaaaacaaacaaacaaaaaaaccctactCTGGCCTTCTCACCGTAAACCAAGTAAATGTCAGTTCTTTTTTTATGAGAAGTTCCTTACCAAGTAATTTATGCCACTTCTGTATATTTACTATTTACTATTATGAAGTGATTATTTAATACTATAAAGTTGCTTTCTCATCCCATCCTATTCCCCCCAAAGAGAAATATACCTGTATTTTCATCTGAGTTTTGTGGTaggttttctttcattaattgAAGCCTCTGCTGCAACTCTTCTTCGGTACTTTCACCTA
This window contains:
- the LOC532022 gene encoding E3 ubiquitin-protein ligase RLIM-like produces the protein MESSDSDDEEDRVSVRHRGQKDRLAREDDYFGFASDLSAEDYILMDNNLLGPLGESTEEELQQRLQLMKENLPQNSDENTDRRDASDNLSSDDSPLDWLTTFGQTENVTSEQKENQSWREESQISANSDELRFSLEINLDLDDENSNPENECVASAKLSRREDTEDSQRQVENPQSESLLTRPSTSEQDATETLMEVPPTRSQRRAKSMSPVYRRTRARNDSWSPPHSLWEIFQRINEDTPSQTFKQPLISENDNFSRTGHEETLRQQMPGHELQNRGLIETSETSNAVHGECYSDTTYSTESWEVRETNPTTPFNLEVGPVHCQACSQRDSRISRTQLTSDSPNNTTTSESEQEELKPMFSHSDEANESAYVNTIRNPIHRILNTSLSDTTSVPTQSTLWQTMTGFSNSSNLMDSGSNLEHSVSPPSENMKRTESPNERHGPSGSSSRPTSASNARYDPDSSFTLISGSIPNYISSYHTSPLSSSSSSDEDSEISSLMFEDSEERRLSAGLSETRQEGRQMSPIIFDDSDSWPSLNLDQFFLLNEDDPYEPTGLTKAQIDNLALRYFGENEAFKACSICITEYTTGNTLRILPCSHEYHDHCIDHWLSEHTTCPICRGPVMDPSEADNSM